The following are encoded together in the Salvelinus alpinus chromosome 29, SLU_Salpinus.1, whole genome shotgun sequence genome:
- the brd2a gene encoding bromodomain-containing protein 2a isoform X1: METAINPPHDSSLGGVDVGLQGVMAMEQGPPGPGKRIRKPSLLFEGFEGPPLLPHGQAPPSGSPRPLVHDMNRQGRATNQLQFLQRAMMKSLWRHHFAWPFHEPVDASKLSLPDYHKIIKQPMDMGTIKRRLENNYYRSASECMQDFNTMFTNCYIYNKPTDDIVLMAQSLEKAFLQKVAQMPQEEVELPPPPPRGKPGKPGKGRRAAVPGGVTTAHQVPAVSQSAYSPPTPDTPESLLSTPPQTLQAKSLPPTLHSTPAMLGLPPTQPTAKKKGVKRKADTTTPTTMAMPLPITMGVGGIGMGMVGGPDSPLTLTSLGVGQGLGLGMGMGIGMGRGRGMAGAKAAAGRRGVSGRPIKPPKKDLPDSVQLQPVRRGKLGQQLRYCNGILKELLSKKHAAYAWPFYKPVDASMLGLHDYHDIIKQPMDLSTIKRKMDSREYRDAQQFAGDVRIMYSNCYKYNPPDHDVVTMARKLQDVFEFCFAKMPDEPAAPPASMGGRSSSSSSSSSSSSESDPSSESDSDSSPSSDSEEERAHRLAELQEQVCTQLKAVHEQLAALSQGPIVKPKRKKEKKDKKKKKKPEKHRGSRVPVEEDIPIRPPKTPKVTKTSKTPKTPKTKSSKGGSTQGKRGTGKKSNKSKSSKKSQAVTLSMHQMSAAAMLPHYDSEEEDEVSPMSYDEKRQLSLDINKLPGEKLGRVVHIIQAREPSLRDTDPEEIEIDFETLKPSTLRELERYVMTCLRKKPRKPYAGKKGGAGKSREELALEKQLELEQRLLDVSGQLNSGKKPQKTKAEKPSAVEPHAMASRLSASSSSSDSSSSSSSSSSDTSDSD, from the exons ATGGAGACGGCCATAAACCCGCCCCATGACAG CTCCCTGGGCGGGGTCGACGTAGGCCTGCAGGGCGTCATGGCGATGGAGCAGGGCCCTCCGGGCCCCGGCAAGCGCATCCGGAAACCGTCACTGCTGTTTGAGGGATTCGAGGGCCCGCCGTTGCTCCCCCACGGACAAGCTCCCCCCTCTGGGTCACCACGGCCCCTAGTGCACGACATGAACCGGCAGGGCCGTGCCACCAACCAGCTGCAGTTCCTCCAGAGAGCCATGATGAAGTCCCTGTGGAGGCACCACTTTGCATGGCCCTTCCATGAGCCTGTGGACGCCTCCAAGCTCAGCCTGCCT GACTATCACAAGATTATCAAACAGCCCATGGACATGGGGACCATCAAGAGGCGCCTGGAGAACAACTACTACCGCAGCGCCAGCGAGTGCATGCAGGACTTCAACACCATGTTCACCAACTGCTACATCTacaacaag CCAACAGATGATATTGTTCTGATGGCCCAGTCCCTGGAGAAAGCTTTCCTTCAGAAGGTTGCCCAGATGCCCCAGGAGGAGGTAGaactgccccctcctcccccacggGGTAAACCGGGCAAGCCAGGCAAAGGACGCAGAGCCGCAG TACCAGGAGGAGTGACCACTGCTCACCAGGTCCCGGCAGTGTCCCAGTCCGCATACTCTCCCCCCACGCCGGACACCCCGGAGTCGCTGCTCTCCACCCCCCCACAGACGCTCCAGGCCAAGAGCTTACCTCCCACCCTCCACAGTACTCCTGCTATGCTAGGCTTACCCCCCACACAGCCCACAGCCAAG AAAAAGGGAGTGAAGCGGAAAGCagacaccaccacccccaccaccatggCCATGCCCTTGCCCATCACCATGGGCGTTGGCGGGATTGGCATGGGCATGGTCGGTGGACCCGACTCCCCGTTGACACTCACCTCGCTGGGGGTAGGCCAAGGCCTGGGCCTCGGCATGGGGATGGGTATTGGTATGGGCCGAGGCAGAGGCATGGCGGGCGCCAAAGCAGCTGCAGGGAGGCGGGGAGTCAGCGGGCGCCCTATCAAGCCCCCGAAGAAAGACCTGCCGGACTCGGTGCAGCTCCAGCCGGTGCGACGCGGCAAACTGGGCCAGCAGCTCCGGTACTGCAACGGGATTCTCAAAGAGCTGCTGTCCAAGAAACACGCGGCGTACGCCTGGCCCTTCTACAAACCAGTGGACGCCTCCATGCTGGGCCTACACGACTACCACGACATCATCAAGCAGCCCATGGACCTCAGCACCATCAAG AGGAAAATGGACAGTCGAGAATACCGGGACGCCCAGCAGTTTGCCGGTGACGTCAGGATAATGTATTCTAACTGCTATAAGTACAACCCTCCAGACCATGACGTGGTAACCATGGCACGCAAACTACAG gacGTCTTTGAGTTCTGCTTTGCCAAGATGCCCGACGAGCCTGCGGCCCCTCCCGCTTCCATGGGTGGACGCTCCTCatcttcttcatcttcctcctcgtCCTCGTCTGAGAGCGAccccagcagcgagagcgacagcGACAGCAGCCCCAGCTCGGACAGCGAGGAGGAGCGAGCACACCGCCTGGCCGAGCTGCAGGAACAGGTGTGTACACAG CTGAAAGCAGTTCATGAGCAACTGGCAGCACTCTCCCAGGGCCCCATTGTCAAGCctaagaggaagaaagagaagaaggacaagaagaagaagaagaagcccgAGAAGCATCGGGGAAGTCGGGTGCCAGTCGAAGAGGATATACCCATCCGGCCGCCCAAAACGCCCAAGGTCACCAAGACGTCAAAGACGCCAAAGACACCCAAGACCAAGAGCAGCAAAGGGGGCTCCACACAGGGCAAAAGGGGCACTGGGAAGAAGAGCAACAAGAGCAA GTCCTCCAAGAAGTCGCAGGCAGTGACGCTCAGCATGCACCAGATGAGCGCCGCCGCCATGCTCCCCCACTACGACtcagaggaggaggacgaggtgtCGCCCATGAGCTACGACGAGAAGCGCCAGCTCAGCCTGGACATCAACAAGCTGCCCGGGGAGAAGCTGGGCCGCGTGGTTCACATCATCCAGGCACGCGAGCCGTCGCTGCGCGACACCGACCCAGAGGAGATCGAGATAGACTTTGAGACGCTCAAGCCGTCCACGCTGCGCGAGCTGGAACGCTACGTTATGACCTGCCTCCGCAAGAAGCCTCGCAAACCCTATG CAGGGAAGAAAGGTGGAGCAGGGAAGTCCCGGGAGGAGCTGGCTCTGGAGAAGCAGTTGGAACTGGAGCAGAGGTTGCTGGATGTCAGCGGCCAGCTCAACTCTGGCAAGAAGCCTCAGAAAACCAAAG CAGAGAAACCCAGTGCTGTGGAGCCCCATGCCATGGCGTCTCGCCTTAGCGCCAGCAGCTCCAGCTCAgactcttcttcctcttcctcatcgtCCTCCTCTGACACCAGTGACTCAGATTGA
- the brd2a gene encoding bromodomain-containing protein 2a isoform X2 produces METAINPPHDSSLGGVDVGLQGVMAMEQGPPGPGKRIRKPSLLFEGFEGPPLLPHGQAPPSGSPRPLVHDMNRQGRATNQLQFLQRAMMKSLWRHHFAWPFHEPVDASKLSLPDYHKIIKQPMDMGTIKRRLENNYYRSASECMQDFNTMFTNCYIYNKPTDDIVLMAQSLEKAFLQKVAQMPQEEVELPPPPPRGKPGKPGKGRRAAVPGGVTTAHQVPAVSQSAYSPPTPDTPESLLSTPPQTLQAKSLPPTLHSTPAMLGLPPTQPTAKKKGVKRKADTTTPTTMAMPLPITMGVGGIGMGMVGGPDSPLTLTSLGVGQGLGLGMGMGIGMGRGRGMAGAKAAAGRRGVSGRPIKPPKKDLPDSVQLQPVRRGKLGQQLRYCNGILKELLSKKHAAYAWPFYKPVDASMLGLHDYHDIIKQPMDLSTIKRKMDSREYRDAQQFAGDVRIMYSNCYKYNPPDHDVVTMARKLQDVFEFCFAKMPDEPAAPPASMGGRSSSSSSSSSSSSESDPSSESDSDSSPSSDSEEERAHRLAELQEQVCTQLKAVHEQLAALSQGPIVKPKRKKEKKDKKKKKKPEKHRGSRVPVEEDIPIRPPKTPKVTKTSKTPKTPKTKSSKGGSTQGKRGTGKKSNKSKSSKKSQAVTLSMHQMSAAAMLPHYDSEEEDEVSPMSYDEKRQLSLDINKLPGEKLGRVVHIIQAREPSLRDTDPEEIEIDFETLKPSTLRELERYVMTCLRKKPRKPYGKKGGAGKSREELALEKQLELEQRLLDVSGQLNSGKKPQKTKAEKPSAVEPHAMASRLSASSSSSDSSSSSSSSSSDTSDSD; encoded by the exons ATGGAGACGGCCATAAACCCGCCCCATGACAG CTCCCTGGGCGGGGTCGACGTAGGCCTGCAGGGCGTCATGGCGATGGAGCAGGGCCCTCCGGGCCCCGGCAAGCGCATCCGGAAACCGTCACTGCTGTTTGAGGGATTCGAGGGCCCGCCGTTGCTCCCCCACGGACAAGCTCCCCCCTCTGGGTCACCACGGCCCCTAGTGCACGACATGAACCGGCAGGGCCGTGCCACCAACCAGCTGCAGTTCCTCCAGAGAGCCATGATGAAGTCCCTGTGGAGGCACCACTTTGCATGGCCCTTCCATGAGCCTGTGGACGCCTCCAAGCTCAGCCTGCCT GACTATCACAAGATTATCAAACAGCCCATGGACATGGGGACCATCAAGAGGCGCCTGGAGAACAACTACTACCGCAGCGCCAGCGAGTGCATGCAGGACTTCAACACCATGTTCACCAACTGCTACATCTacaacaag CCAACAGATGATATTGTTCTGATGGCCCAGTCCCTGGAGAAAGCTTTCCTTCAGAAGGTTGCCCAGATGCCCCAGGAGGAGGTAGaactgccccctcctcccccacggGGTAAACCGGGCAAGCCAGGCAAAGGACGCAGAGCCGCAG TACCAGGAGGAGTGACCACTGCTCACCAGGTCCCGGCAGTGTCCCAGTCCGCATACTCTCCCCCCACGCCGGACACCCCGGAGTCGCTGCTCTCCACCCCCCCACAGACGCTCCAGGCCAAGAGCTTACCTCCCACCCTCCACAGTACTCCTGCTATGCTAGGCTTACCCCCCACACAGCCCACAGCCAAG AAAAAGGGAGTGAAGCGGAAAGCagacaccaccacccccaccaccatggCCATGCCCTTGCCCATCACCATGGGCGTTGGCGGGATTGGCATGGGCATGGTCGGTGGACCCGACTCCCCGTTGACACTCACCTCGCTGGGGGTAGGCCAAGGCCTGGGCCTCGGCATGGGGATGGGTATTGGTATGGGCCGAGGCAGAGGCATGGCGGGCGCCAAAGCAGCTGCAGGGAGGCGGGGAGTCAGCGGGCGCCCTATCAAGCCCCCGAAGAAAGACCTGCCGGACTCGGTGCAGCTCCAGCCGGTGCGACGCGGCAAACTGGGCCAGCAGCTCCGGTACTGCAACGGGATTCTCAAAGAGCTGCTGTCCAAGAAACACGCGGCGTACGCCTGGCCCTTCTACAAACCAGTGGACGCCTCCATGCTGGGCCTACACGACTACCACGACATCATCAAGCAGCCCATGGACCTCAGCACCATCAAG AGGAAAATGGACAGTCGAGAATACCGGGACGCCCAGCAGTTTGCCGGTGACGTCAGGATAATGTATTCTAACTGCTATAAGTACAACCCTCCAGACCATGACGTGGTAACCATGGCACGCAAACTACAG gacGTCTTTGAGTTCTGCTTTGCCAAGATGCCCGACGAGCCTGCGGCCCCTCCCGCTTCCATGGGTGGACGCTCCTCatcttcttcatcttcctcctcgtCCTCGTCTGAGAGCGAccccagcagcgagagcgacagcGACAGCAGCCCCAGCTCGGACAGCGAGGAGGAGCGAGCACACCGCCTGGCCGAGCTGCAGGAACAGGTGTGTACACAG CTGAAAGCAGTTCATGAGCAACTGGCAGCACTCTCCCAGGGCCCCATTGTCAAGCctaagaggaagaaagagaagaaggacaagaagaagaagaagaagcccgAGAAGCATCGGGGAAGTCGGGTGCCAGTCGAAGAGGATATACCCATCCGGCCGCCCAAAACGCCCAAGGTCACCAAGACGTCAAAGACGCCAAAGACACCCAAGACCAAGAGCAGCAAAGGGGGCTCCACACAGGGCAAAAGGGGCACTGGGAAGAAGAGCAACAAGAGCAA GTCCTCCAAGAAGTCGCAGGCAGTGACGCTCAGCATGCACCAGATGAGCGCCGCCGCCATGCTCCCCCACTACGACtcagaggaggaggacgaggtgtCGCCCATGAGCTACGACGAGAAGCGCCAGCTCAGCCTGGACATCAACAAGCTGCCCGGGGAGAAGCTGGGCCGCGTGGTTCACATCATCCAGGCACGCGAGCCGTCGCTGCGCGACACCGACCCAGAGGAGATCGAGATAGACTTTGAGACGCTCAAGCCGTCCACGCTGCGCGAGCTGGAACGCTACGTTATGACCTGCCTCCGCAAGAAGCCTCGCAAACCCTATG GGAAGAAAGGTGGAGCAGGGAAGTCCCGGGAGGAGCTGGCTCTGGAGAAGCAGTTGGAACTGGAGCAGAGGTTGCTGGATGTCAGCGGCCAGCTCAACTCTGGCAAGAAGCCTCAGAAAACCAAAG CAGAGAAACCCAGTGCTGTGGAGCCCCATGCCATGGCGTCTCGCCTTAGCGCCAGCAGCTCCAGCTCAgactcttcttcctcttcctcatcgtCCTCCTCTGACACCAGTGACTCAGATTGA
- the brd2a gene encoding bromodomain-containing protein 2a isoform X6 → METAINPPHDSSLGGVDVGLQGVMAMEQGPPGPGKRIRKPSLLFEGFEGPPLLPHGQAPPSGSPRPLVHDMNRQGRATNQLQFLQRAMMKSLWRHHFAWPFHEPVDASKLSLPDYHKIIKQPMDMGTIKRRLENNYYRSASECMQDFNTMFTNCYIYNKPTDDIVLMAQSLEKAFLQKVAQMPQEEVELPPPPPRGKPGKPGKGRRAAVPGGVTTAHQVPAVSQSAYSPPTPDTPESLLSTPPQTLQAKSLPPTLHSTPAMLGLPPTQPTAKKKGVKRKADTTTPTTMAMPLPITMGVGGIGMGMVGGPDSPLTLTSLGVGQGLGLGMGMGIGMGRGRGMAGAKAAAGRRGVSGRPIKPPKKDLPDSVQLQPVRRGKLGQQLRYCNGILKELLSKKHAAYAWPFYKPVDASMLGLHDYHDIIKQPMDLSTIKRKMDSREYRDAQQFAGDVRIMYSNCYKYNPPDHDVVTMARKLQDVFEFCFAKMPDEPAAPPASMGGRSSSSSSSSSSSSESDPSSESDSDSSPSSDSEEERAHRLAELQEQLKAVHEQLAALSQGPIVKPKRKKEKKDKKKKKKPEKHRGSRVPVEEDIPIRPPKTPKVTKTSKTPKTPKTKSSKGGSTQGKRGTGKKSNKSKSSKKSQAVTLSMHQMSAAAMLPHYDSEEEDEVSPMSYDEKRQLSLDINKLPGEKLGRVVHIIQAREPSLRDTDPEEIEIDFETLKPSTLRELERYVMTCLRKKPRKPYGKKGGAGKSREELALEKQLELEQRLLDVSGQLNSGKKPQKTKAEKPSAVEPHAMASRLSASSSSSDSSSSSSSSSSDTSDSD, encoded by the exons ATGGAGACGGCCATAAACCCGCCCCATGACAG CTCCCTGGGCGGGGTCGACGTAGGCCTGCAGGGCGTCATGGCGATGGAGCAGGGCCCTCCGGGCCCCGGCAAGCGCATCCGGAAACCGTCACTGCTGTTTGAGGGATTCGAGGGCCCGCCGTTGCTCCCCCACGGACAAGCTCCCCCCTCTGGGTCACCACGGCCCCTAGTGCACGACATGAACCGGCAGGGCCGTGCCACCAACCAGCTGCAGTTCCTCCAGAGAGCCATGATGAAGTCCCTGTGGAGGCACCACTTTGCATGGCCCTTCCATGAGCCTGTGGACGCCTCCAAGCTCAGCCTGCCT GACTATCACAAGATTATCAAACAGCCCATGGACATGGGGACCATCAAGAGGCGCCTGGAGAACAACTACTACCGCAGCGCCAGCGAGTGCATGCAGGACTTCAACACCATGTTCACCAACTGCTACATCTacaacaag CCAACAGATGATATTGTTCTGATGGCCCAGTCCCTGGAGAAAGCTTTCCTTCAGAAGGTTGCCCAGATGCCCCAGGAGGAGGTAGaactgccccctcctcccccacggGGTAAACCGGGCAAGCCAGGCAAAGGACGCAGAGCCGCAG TACCAGGAGGAGTGACCACTGCTCACCAGGTCCCGGCAGTGTCCCAGTCCGCATACTCTCCCCCCACGCCGGACACCCCGGAGTCGCTGCTCTCCACCCCCCCACAGACGCTCCAGGCCAAGAGCTTACCTCCCACCCTCCACAGTACTCCTGCTATGCTAGGCTTACCCCCCACACAGCCCACAGCCAAG AAAAAGGGAGTGAAGCGGAAAGCagacaccaccacccccaccaccatggCCATGCCCTTGCCCATCACCATGGGCGTTGGCGGGATTGGCATGGGCATGGTCGGTGGACCCGACTCCCCGTTGACACTCACCTCGCTGGGGGTAGGCCAAGGCCTGGGCCTCGGCATGGGGATGGGTATTGGTATGGGCCGAGGCAGAGGCATGGCGGGCGCCAAAGCAGCTGCAGGGAGGCGGGGAGTCAGCGGGCGCCCTATCAAGCCCCCGAAGAAAGACCTGCCGGACTCGGTGCAGCTCCAGCCGGTGCGACGCGGCAAACTGGGCCAGCAGCTCCGGTACTGCAACGGGATTCTCAAAGAGCTGCTGTCCAAGAAACACGCGGCGTACGCCTGGCCCTTCTACAAACCAGTGGACGCCTCCATGCTGGGCCTACACGACTACCACGACATCATCAAGCAGCCCATGGACCTCAGCACCATCAAG AGGAAAATGGACAGTCGAGAATACCGGGACGCCCAGCAGTTTGCCGGTGACGTCAGGATAATGTATTCTAACTGCTATAAGTACAACCCTCCAGACCATGACGTGGTAACCATGGCACGCAAACTACAG gacGTCTTTGAGTTCTGCTTTGCCAAGATGCCCGACGAGCCTGCGGCCCCTCCCGCTTCCATGGGTGGACGCTCCTCatcttcttcatcttcctcctcgtCCTCGTCTGAGAGCGAccccagcagcgagagcgacagcGACAGCAGCCCCAGCTCGGACAGCGAGGAGGAGCGAGCACACCGCCTGGCCGAGCTGCAGGAACAG CTGAAAGCAGTTCATGAGCAACTGGCAGCACTCTCCCAGGGCCCCATTGTCAAGCctaagaggaagaaagagaagaaggacaagaagaagaagaagaagcccgAGAAGCATCGGGGAAGTCGGGTGCCAGTCGAAGAGGATATACCCATCCGGCCGCCCAAAACGCCCAAGGTCACCAAGACGTCAAAGACGCCAAAGACACCCAAGACCAAGAGCAGCAAAGGGGGCTCCACACAGGGCAAAAGGGGCACTGGGAAGAAGAGCAACAAGAGCAA GTCCTCCAAGAAGTCGCAGGCAGTGACGCTCAGCATGCACCAGATGAGCGCCGCCGCCATGCTCCCCCACTACGACtcagaggaggaggacgaggtgtCGCCCATGAGCTACGACGAGAAGCGCCAGCTCAGCCTGGACATCAACAAGCTGCCCGGGGAGAAGCTGGGCCGCGTGGTTCACATCATCCAGGCACGCGAGCCGTCGCTGCGCGACACCGACCCAGAGGAGATCGAGATAGACTTTGAGACGCTCAAGCCGTCCACGCTGCGCGAGCTGGAACGCTACGTTATGACCTGCCTCCGCAAGAAGCCTCGCAAACCCTATG GGAAGAAAGGTGGAGCAGGGAAGTCCCGGGAGGAGCTGGCTCTGGAGAAGCAGTTGGAACTGGAGCAGAGGTTGCTGGATGTCAGCGGCCAGCTCAACTCTGGCAAGAAGCCTCAGAAAACCAAAG CAGAGAAACCCAGTGCTGTGGAGCCCCATGCCATGGCGTCTCGCCTTAGCGCCAGCAGCTCCAGCTCAgactcttcttcctcttcctcatcgtCCTCCTCTGACACCAGTGACTCAGATTGA